Proteins from one Dama dama isolate Ldn47 chromosome 12, ASM3311817v1, whole genome shotgun sequence genomic window:
- the GPR65 gene encoding psychosine receptor, with product MNSTCIDEQHDLDHYLFPAVYVFVVIVSIPANIGSLCVSFLQAKQENELGIYLFSLSLSDLLYASTLPLWINYTWNRDNWTLSPSLCKGSAFLMYLNFYSSTAFLTCIAIDRYLAVVYPLRFFFLRSRKCAFMVSLAIWILETILNAVILWEDETAVEYCDAKKSNFTLCYDKYPLENWQIRFNFARTCIGYMIPLVVIMTCNKKVYQAVRQNQATENREKKRIIKLLVSITLTFILCFTPFHVMLLIRSILEHNMNLKEQVFDHSKSGKQSYKIYRITVALTSLNCVADPILYCFITETGRSDMWNILKFFTGKLNKSKRQRKRVLSVSTKDTIELDILQ from the coding sequence ATGAACAGCACGTGTATCGATGAGCAGCATGACTTGGATCACTACTTGTTCCCAGCGGTTTATGTCTTCGTGGTGATCGTCAGCATTCCAGCCAACATcggttctctgtgtgtgtcttttctgCAAGCAAAGCAAGAAAACGAATTAGGCATTTACCTCTTCAGCTTATCCCTCTCGGACCTGCTCTATGCCTCAACGCTTCCTCTGTGGATCAATTACACCTGGAATAGAGACAACTGGacgctctccccctccctctgcaAAGGGAGCGCTTTTCTCATGTACCTGAATTTTTACAGCAGCACAGCTTTCCTCACCTGCATCGCGATCGATCGCTACTTGGCAGTGGTCTACCCCCTGAGGTTCTTTTTTCTAAGGTCGAGAAAATGTGCGTTCATGGTCAGCCTTGCCATCTGGATTTTGGAAACCATCCTCAACGCGGTTATTCTGTGGGAAGATGAAACAGCTGTCGAATATTGTGATGCCAAGAAGTCTAACTTTACTTTATGCTATGACAAATATCCTTTGGAGAACTGGCAAATCAGGTTTAACTTTGCTAGGACGTGTATAGGGTATATGATACCTTTGGTCGTGATAATGACTTGCAACAAGAAAGTTTACCAAGCTGTGCGGCAAAATCAAGCCACGGAAaacagggaaaagaagagaatcatAAAACTACTGGTCAGTATCACGTTGACTTTTATCTTGTGTTTTACCCCCTTTCATGTGATGTTGCTGATTCGCAGCATTTTGGAGCACAACATGAACTTAAAAGAACAAGTGTTTGACCATTCCAAGTCTGGGAAGCAGAGTTATAAGATCTATAGAATCACAGTTGCATTAACAAGTTTAAATTGTGTTGCTGACCCAATCCTGTACTGCTTCATAACTGAGACAGGAAGATCAGATATGTGGAATATACTAAAGTTCTTTACTGGGAAGCTTAATAaatcaaaaagacaaagaaaacgtGTACTTTCTGTATCTACCAAAGACACTATAGAATTAGACATCCTGCAATAG